A single window of Rhodospirillaceae bacterium DNA harbors:
- a CDS encoding SufD family Fe-S cluster assembly protein codes for MPKNPLSPQSRLPDIPPPLLDQKMAWLANFRKHALGQFKEFGLPSAKLEKWRYVSTSVLEHAYAAVSQQSPTATSANPVSLEDQPFSSLHADFNGIDLKFMTSPKEKGLQIETLFKGNKLNPALTENIFQGYLGSIASTPSNSLCFLNGAIFTNGLLIKIAAGVKLDKPIHLFFHPAFNLMESWRHIVDIGDEASVSLVFHCHPFSSSQNVNSWLNQVTHYLVGKNAQLSVYTNWDLSGSQHIVTDHNFVDVKKSGRFHHFSKMSGTGLCRQEIKVNLTGDRASCHLQGIHMTHESQQHHYVTEIHHEVPATLSTQNYKGVAQHLSPVKPSSAARASFLGSIHVHPHAIKTDAAQSYKALLLSPTAAVFNKPELEIYADDVKCSHGAATGIVDETMVFYLMSRGLSYQIAVGIIVKGFLEDIFNQISSAEIRNIFLADPFIREITK; via the coding sequence ATGCCAAAAAATCCTTTATCACCGCAATCAAGATTACCTGACATCCCCCCTCCGTTATTAGATCAGAAGATGGCTTGGCTTGCAAATTTCCGCAAGCACGCCTTGGGTCAATTTAAAGAATTTGGCCTACCTTCAGCCAAGCTAGAGAAATGGCGTTATGTATCCACCAGTGTTTTGGAACATGCCTATGCAGCTGTAAGCCAGCAATCCCCAACCGCAACATCAGCAAACCCTGTATCTTTAGAAGATCAGCCCTTTTCTTCATTACATGCCGATTTTAATGGGATAGATTTAAAATTTATGACCTCCCCCAAAGAAAAGGGATTGCAGATCGAAACTTTATTTAAAGGGAATAAACTAAACCCGGCGCTTACAGAGAATATTTTTCAAGGATATTTAGGATCAATTGCCTCCACCCCAAGCAACAGCCTTTGCTTTTTAAACGGCGCAATTTTTACCAATGGTTTGCTTATTAAAATAGCTGCCGGGGTAAAATTGGATAAACCTATCCATCTATTTTTTCACCCCGCTTTTAACCTGATGGAATCTTGGCGCCATATTGTCGATATTGGGGATGAGGCAAGCGTTTCCCTGGTTTTTCACTGCCATCCTTTTTCTTCGTCACAAAATGTAAATAGTTGGCTCAATCAGGTGACCCATTATTTGGTGGGGAAAAACGCCCAATTATCCGTTTACACCAATTGGGACTTGTCCGGGTCCCAGCATATCGTCACGGACCATAATTTTGTTGATGTAAAAAAATCCGGTCGTTTTCATCATTTTTCTAAAATGAGCGGAACCGGCTTATGCCGTCAGGAGATCAAGGTAAATCTGACAGGCGACAGGGCTAGCTGTCATCTGCAAGGCATTCATATGACCCATGAAAGCCAACAGCATCACTATGTGACAGAAATTCATCATGAGGTTCCCGCAACCCTCAGCACCCAAAACTATAAAGGCGTCGCTCAACATTTATCGCCTGTAAAACCATCATCTGCAGCCCGCGCTTCTTTCCTGGGGTCTATCCATGTGCATCCACACGCTATTAAAACAGATGCTGCCCAATCTTATAAAGCGCTTTTATTGTCACCGACCGCTGCTGTCTTTAACAAACCGGAATTAGAAATATATGCGGATGACGTTAAATGCAGTCATGGGGCTGCAACCGGGATTGTTGATGAAACCATGGTTTTTTATTTGATGTCCCGGGGATTAAGCTACCAAATCGCTGTTGGAATAATTGTGAAGGGGTTTTTAGAAGATATTTTTAATCAAATTTCCTCAGCAGAAATCCGCAATATTTTTCTGGCCGATCCATTTATAAGGGAAATCACCAAATGA
- the sufC gene encoding Fe-S cluster assembly ATPase SufC, whose product MLDIQDLHVERDDKKILKGVNLSIPIGETHAIMGPNGSGKSTLSYVIAGHPNYRVTKGKIDYKGQDLLSMPVDERAKAGIFLGFQYPIEIPGVPINHFLRLAFNASRRHRGEKEIDAFEFLKLLKQLRLQLGISEEMLGRSLNTGFSGGEKKRLEMLQMLLLQPALAILDEADSGLDIDALKIVAETINQQRQPLRSMILITHYQRLLSHVLPDKIHIMANGRIVKSGTKELALMLEEQGYEKVMKMKAGGIA is encoded by the coding sequence TTGCTTGATATCCAAGATCTTCATGTCGAGCGGGATGATAAAAAAATTTTGAAAGGTGTGAATTTATCAATCCCAATCGGGGAAACCCATGCCATCATGGGGCCGAACGGCTCTGGGAAAAGCACCTTATCCTACGTGATCGCAGGGCACCCCAATTACCGCGTTACCAAAGGCAAAATTGACTATAAAGGCCAGGATTTACTGAGTATGCCAGTGGATGAACGGGCAAAAGCTGGTATATTCCTTGGTTTTCAGTATCCCATTGAAATTCCTGGCGTGCCAATTAATCATTTTCTGCGGTTAGCCTTTAATGCCAGCCGCCGCCATAGAGGCGAAAAGGAAATAGATGCTTTTGAGTTCCTAAAGTTATTAAAGCAATTACGTTTGCAATTAGGGATTTCCGAAGAAATGCTTGGCCGTTCCTTAAACACCGGTTTTTCGGGTGGCGAAAAAAAACGCCTGGAAATGCTGCAGATGCTTTTATTACAACCCGCCTTAGCTATCCTTGATGAGGCTGATTCCGGTCTTGATATCGATGCTTTGAAAATTGTCGCTGAAACGATCAACCAACAACGGCAACCTTTGCGTTCCATGATATTAATTACTCATTATCAACGATTGTTAAGCCATGTGTTGCCTGATAAAATCCATATCATGGCCAATGGGCGGATTGTCAAGTCCGGGACCAAAGAATTAGCATTGATGCTGGAAGAACAAGGATATGAAAAAGTCATGAAAATGAAGGCCGGGGGAATTGCCTAA
- the sufB gene encoding Fe-S cluster assembly protein SufB: protein MKQADLKTFPSAPKNLNQSVESVMAEKYKYGFITDIESDTAPKGLNEDIVRFISAKKNEPSWLLDWRLKAFRFWQTMVEPTWAKLNYSKIDYQDAHYYSAPKSKPSLQSMDEIDPKIRQTYEKLGIPLHEQQQLSGVAVDAVFDSVSVATTFREELAKVGVVFCSISEAVQKHPDLIKKYLGSVVPSSDNFYATLNSAVFTDGSFVYIPPGVRCPMELSTYFRINAAKTGQFERTLIIADKSSYVSYLEGCTAPMRDEHQLHAAVVELIALDEAEIKYSTVQNWYPGDEQGKGGIYNFVTKRGACRGIRSKISWTQVETGSAITWKYPSCILQGDYSVGKFYSIALTNHYQQADTGTKMIHIGKNTKSTIISKGISAGKAQNTYRGLVRIQNAADQARNFTQCDSLLIGQACGAHTIPYIENRNASSYTEHEATTSKISEEQLFYCQQRGFSAEDAVSLIVNGFCRQVLQELPMEFAVEAQKLLGLSLEGSVG, encoded by the coding sequence ATGAAACAGGCGGATTTGAAAACCTTCCCCTCAGCCCCAAAAAATCTTAACCAATCCGTTGAATCGGTGATGGCAGAAAAATATAAATATGGTTTTATCACAGATATTGAAAGCGATACGGCGCCCAAAGGCCTGAATGAAGATATTGTTCGGTTCATTTCAGCAAAAAAAAATGAACCTTCTTGGTTGCTGGATTGGCGATTAAAAGCTTTTCGCTTTTGGCAAACCATGGTTGAACCCACTTGGGCAAAATTGAATTATAGCAAAATTGATTATCAAGACGCCCATTATTATTCCGCTCCCAAATCAAAACCCTCCTTACAAAGCATGGATGAGATTGATCCTAAAATCCGCCAAACCTATGAGAAACTAGGGATACCGCTGCATGAACAGCAGCAATTATCAGGGGTTGCAGTTGATGCGGTATTTGACAGCGTTTCCGTTGCAACCACTTTTCGGGAAGAGTTAGCCAAAGTCGGGGTTGTTTTTTGCTCCATTTCCGAAGCGGTACAAAAACACCCCGATTTAATCAAAAAATATTTAGGCAGTGTTGTCCCCTCTTCCGATAATTTTTATGCAACTTTAAATTCGGCCGTTTTTACCGACGGATCATTCGTATATATACCGCCGGGCGTACGTTGCCCGATGGAACTTTCCACTTATTTCCGTATTAATGCTGCTAAAACCGGCCAATTTGAACGCACCTTAATTATTGCTGATAAAAGCAGTTATGTCAGTTATTTGGAGGGATGCACCGCCCCCATGCGGGATGAACACCAATTGCATGCGGCGGTAGTTGAATTAATCGCTTTGGATGAAGCAGAAATCAAATATTCGACGGTGCAAAACTGGTACCCCGGCGATGAGCAAGGCAAAGGCGGTATTTATAATTTTGTTACCAAGCGTGGGGCTTGCCGCGGAATCCGTTCTAAAATATCTTGGACACAAGTGGAAACGGGGTCAGCTATTACTTGGAAATATCCCAGCTGTATTTTGCAAGGCGATTATTCGGTCGGCAAATTTTATTCCATTGCCTTAACTAATCACTATCAACAGGCCGATACAGGCACCAAGATGATCCATATCGGCAAAAATACTAAATCCACCATTATTTCCAAGGGAATTTCAGCAGGCAAAGCGCAAAATACTTACCGCGGCCTTGTCCGTATTCAGAATGCCGCAGATCAGGCGCGCAATTTCACGCAGTGCGATTCCTTATTGATTGGTCAAGCATGCGGGGCACACACCATCCCTTACATCGAAAACCGTAATGCCAGTTCTTATACCGAGCATGAAGCCACCACCTCAAAAATCAGTGAAGAGCAATTGTTTTATTGTCAACAACGTGGTTTTAGTGCAGAAGATGCAGTCTCGTTGATTGTGAATGGTTTTTGTAGACAGGTATTACAAGAATTGCCGATGGAGTTTGCGGTGGAGGCACAGAAATTATTAGGTCTTAGTTTAGAGGGTAGTGTTGGGTAA
- a CDS encoding SUF system Fe-S cluster assembly regulator has product MIRLSRLADYAVAIMGQISLSPRSIYNSQELAHLTNLPETTVAKILTCLRKKDVLASHRGVKGGYCLNKNMSDISLADIITAIDGPISLTLCADHLNIRCSLEDSCQSRASWQKINQAIRQIFAAVPLADLVQKAKPPVASSSAVVFEIFQEHPKINGIKL; this is encoded by the coding sequence ATGATCCGACTTAGCCGATTGGCTGATTACGCCGTGGCGATTATGGGCCAAATAAGCTTATCCCCTCGTTCCATCTATAATTCCCAGGAATTAGCACATCTAACCAATTTACCGGAAACAACAGTTGCCAAAATTCTGACCTGTTTGCGTAAAAAAGATGTTTTAGCCTCCCATCGTGGTGTAAAAGGTGGGTATTGCCTAAATAAAAATATGTCAGACATTTCTTTGGCTGATATTATTACGGCTATTGATGGCCCTATTAGTTTAACTTTATGCGCTGATCATCTAAATATTCGCTGCTCTTTGGAAGATAGTTGTCAATCGCGTGCCAGTTGGCAAAAAATTAATCAGGCTATTCGGCAGATTTTTGCAGCGGTACCCTTGGCTGACCTTGTCCAAAAAGCGAAGCCGCCGGTTGCTTCGTCTTCAGCGGTTGTTTTTGAAATTTTTCAAGAACACCCTAAAATAAACGGGATAAAATTATGA
- a CDS encoding cobalt-precorrin-5B (C(1))-methyltransferase, which translates to MIIKPQVSLLKRGWTTGSCATAASKAACIALFTGDFPDPVSIHLPRGGHTDFTLAYTSNNLNYAQAGVIKDAGDDPDVTHGALIVSTVKLTPNPEIIQFIAGRGVGTVTKAGLPLAIGEPAINPVPRAMMTEEMKRIFQQYNYHGGAEITISVDNGLELAKHTWNPRLGIIGGISILGTTGIVIPFSCAAWIASIHQGIDVCRANDIQHAFACTGSTSETGVRQLYKPADEAMIDMGDFAGGMLKYLSRHPIPTVTIAGGFAKISKLAAGFLDLHSGRSQIDRPYLAKTLGQLGGSSVLQQKALEGNSALEIMLEAEKHQLPLASAVASDARQIALDTAKHQMDIEILIFDRQAHLIGRSPLPS; encoded by the coding sequence ATGATCATCAAGCCCCAGGTTTCACTCCTCAAGAGAGGCTGGACAACAGGCAGCTGCGCCACAGCAGCTAGTAAGGCTGCATGTATAGCACTGTTCACGGGCGACTTTCCTGATCCGGTTTCCATACATTTGCCACGTGGCGGCCATACCGATTTTACGTTAGCTTATACCAGTAATAACCTTAATTATGCCCAAGCAGGGGTTATTAAAGACGCAGGCGATGATCCTGACGTGACCCATGGGGCGCTGATTGTATCAACCGTTAAATTGACCCCTAACCCAGAAATCATACAATTTATAGCGGGCAGAGGGGTTGGAACCGTCACAAAAGCAGGGTTACCCCTGGCCATCGGCGAACCCGCTATTAATCCGGTACCTAGAGCAATGATGACGGAGGAAATGAAACGAATTTTTCAGCAATATAATTATCACGGTGGAGCTGAAATTACAATTTCTGTTGATAACGGCTTGGAGCTGGCCAAACACACCTGGAACCCAAGATTAGGGATTATTGGTGGGATTTCCATATTGGGCACGACAGGGATTGTGATCCCCTTTAGTTGTGCCGCTTGGATTGCCTCTATCCACCAGGGGATTGATGTTTGCCGGGCCAATGATATTCAACACGCTTTTGCCTGCACCGGTAGCACTTCTGAAACGGGTGTGCGGCAATTATACAAGCCTGCGGATGAAGCCATGATTGATATGGGAGATTTTGCTGGTGGGATGTTAAAATATTTATCCCGCCACCCCATCCCAACGGTAACCATTGCAGGTGGTTTTGCTAAGATTTCCAAACTGGCGGCTGGATTTTTGGATTTACATTCCGGTCGCAGCCAAATTGATCGCCCCTATTTGGCAAAAACTCTGGGTCAATTAGGTGGTTCGTCAGTCTTGCAACAAAAGGCCCTAGAGGGTAACAGCGCCCTAGAAATTATGTTGGAGGCAGAAAAACATCAGCTTCCTTTAGCCAGTGCGGTGGCTAGCGATGCAAGGCAAATTGCATTGGATACGGCAAAACATCAAATGGATATCGAAATATTAATCTTTGATAGGCAAGCTCATTTAATTGGCAGATCCCCCTTACCTTCTTGA
- a CDS encoding MFS transporter — MHLIRSIAPLLIGIGILIIGNGLAGIVLPIKMSDLHYSEQVSGLIMACYYIGFALGARMAQRIISNVGHVRAFAALSATVAAAILAYGLVPEAISWGMLRGLNGFAMAVLFAIIESWLSERSANHNRGQVLSLYMVTSYFGSGSGQLLVNVQPTTGIELFCLAGLIVVVSLIPIVLTKNASPDVKQIKPLSFRSLYRLSPLGIVGTIGAGLLSGGFYGMGAIFADKAGLDTLEKSLFMFSAILGGLLIQWPIGKLSDRYNRRQVLLWIAACISIICIFAFSWSFISAYYFHILLIIALIFGGMAATLYPLCLAHTFTYVEKSNMVSANSGLLLTWALGASSGPVLAGVLMRNLGESGFFLYLAVVSVFLVGFIKYRMGRRPPKPLEEQAVFLPMPENALETSALDPRARNQEQ, encoded by the coding sequence ATGCATCTCATCCGCTCCATTGCCCCCTTGTTAATTGGTATTGGCATCCTGATTATTGGCAATGGGCTGGCGGGGATTGTGTTGCCAATCAAAATGAGTGATTTGCATTATTCCGAACAAGTTTCCGGGCTGATCATGGCTTGTTATTACATTGGTTTTGCCTTGGGTGCCAGAATGGCCCAACGTATTATTAGCAATGTCGGCCATGTCAGGGCTTTTGCTGCCTTATCGGCAACCGTCGCGGCAGCGATTTTGGCTTATGGCTTAGTGCCGGAAGCAATATCTTGGGGAATGTTACGCGGCCTGAACGGTTTTGCCATGGCCGTGCTTTTTGCAATCATTGAAAGTTGGTTGAGTGAACGCAGCGCCAACCATAATCGTGGCCAGGTTTTATCTTTGTATATGGTGACTTCGTATTTCGGCAGCGGTTCTGGCCAATTGTTGGTCAATGTGCAACCGACCACGGGGATTGAATTATTTTGTTTGGCCGGATTGATTGTGGTTGTTTCCTTAATTCCGATTGTTCTGACAAAAAACGCCAGTCCTGATGTCAAACAAATTAAACCCCTATCATTTCGAAGTTTGTACCGGTTGTCGCCTTTGGGAATAGTTGGCACAATCGGGGCGGGGTTGCTCAGTGGCGGATTTTACGGGATGGGGGCGATTTTTGCTGATAAAGCTGGCTTAGATACGCTCGAGAAATCATTATTTATGTTTTCTGCCATCCTCGGCGGCTTATTAATCCAATGGCCGATTGGGAAATTATCTGATCGTTATAACCGACGTCAAGTATTGTTATGGATTGCAGCTTGTATCAGTATTATTTGTATTTTTGCTTTCAGCTGGTCATTTATTTCCGCCTATTACTTCCATATTTTATTAATTATTGCTTTGATATTTGGGGGTATGGCTGCCACCCTATATCCTCTATGTTTAGCCCACACATTTACTTATGTTGAAAAAAGCAATATGGTATCTGCGAATAGCGGGCTACTGTTGACCTGGGCGCTTGGCGCTTCCTCAGGGCCAGTATTGGCAGGGGTGTTAATGCGGAATTTAGGGGAATCGGGCTTTTTTCTTTACCTTGCTGTAGTTTCTGTATTCCTGGTAGGCTTCATTAAGTACCGGATGGGCCGCCGACCCCCCAAACCTTTGGAAGAACAAGCGGTCTTCCTGCCCATGCCAGAAAATGCTTTAGAAACAAGCGCTTTAGACCCGCGTGCGAGGAATCAAGAACAATAA
- a CDS encoding D-alanyl-D-alanine carboxypeptidase: protein MRRFSPVFLLLAACHLIIASLNFVQARTPVSSYVIVNASNGLVIAESKSNVVTYPASLTKVMTLMLVFDALDKGQLKLNQKLLISHRASIMPATKVGLKTGDTITVEDAIQALIIHSANDAAVVIAENLADSEASFVKLMNEKAKKIGLIQTTFGNASGLPHFKQVTTAADMGRLSLALIREYPEYYQYFSKKSFTYHNRQFFTHNSLLKEYDGADGLKTGYIRASGYNLITSAQRGNNRLVVVVMGARSSALRTKQMIRLLNMGFKEINKPLTQQSTLFAPINRQPVRNSKPLPNPASLKPALKPSVAIYAEPSGQEKSWGIQIGAFATYNLAQDELNQAITVLGQSSYGQANITVYQAGKGKTFYRARLLGLTNQKASEACKLLVKKTFSCFLVKNVPATAERH from the coding sequence ATGCGACGGTTTTCCCCCGTTTTCTTATTGTTGGCTGCCTGTCATTTAATCATTGCCAGCTTAAATTTTGTCCAGGCCCGTACGCCCGTTTCTTCCTATGTCATTGTCAATGCCAGCAACGGCTTGGTAATCGCCGAATCAAAATCTAATGTCGTTACTTATCCTGCCTCTTTAACCAAAGTGATGACGTTGATGTTGGTTTTTGATGCCTTGGATAAAGGGCAATTAAAACTGAATCAAAAACTTTTAATTTCTCATCGTGCCTCGATTATGCCCGCGACAAAAGTCGGTCTAAAGACAGGGGATACGATTACAGTTGAAGATGCCATCCAAGCATTGATCATTCATTCAGCTAATGATGCGGCCGTTGTTATCGCAGAGAACTTGGCTGACAGTGAGGCCAGTTTCGTAAAGTTGATGAATGAGAAGGCAAAAAAAATTGGCCTTATCCAAACAACTTTTGGTAATGCTTCAGGCCTACCCCACTTTAAACAGGTGACCACAGCCGCAGATATGGGCAGATTATCTTTGGCCCTTATTCGGGAATATCCAGAGTATTATCAATATTTTTCTAAAAAAAGCTTTACCTATCATAACCGGCAGTTTTTTACCCATAACAGTTTATTAAAAGAATATGACGGCGCTGACGGGTTAAAAACAGGCTATATCCGGGCGTCGGGATATAATTTGATTACGTCAGCCCAACGTGGCAACAATCGCTTAGTCGTCGTTGTGATGGGTGCTCGTTCCTCAGCTCTGCGTACAAAGCAAATGATTCGCTTATTAAATATGGGTTTTAAAGAGATTAATAAACCTCTCACCCAGCAAAGCACTTTATTTGCCCCTATCAATCGTCAGCCAGTCCGAAATTCCAAACCATTACCCAATCCTGCTTCTTTAAAACCTGCTCTGAAACCAAGTGTTGCTATATATGCTGAGCCGTCGGGCCAGGAAAAGAGTTGGGGCATTCAGATAGGCGCTTTTGCAACCTATAATTTAGCACAGGACGAGCTAAATCAAGCGATTACCGTATTGGGGCAATCATCTTATGGGCAAGCCAACATAACCGTTTATCAGGCAGGTAAAGGAAAGACATTTTATCGCGCCAGGTTGCTGGGTTTAACCAATCAAAAAGCATCTGAAGCTTGCAAATTGTTAGTCAAAAAAACCTTCAGTTGTTTCCTGGTTAAAAACGTCCCGGCAACCGCTGAGCGGCACTAG
- the clpS gene encoding ATP-dependent Clp protease adapter ClpS, with amino-acid sequence MDNTAFSPVDNGMGSQHNKMGGLEHHQTAVLIKSKPKAQTKKPPKYKVLLLNDDFTPMEFVVNVLKKFFDKGYEEATYIMLQVHQKGLGICGVYVYDIAEIKVTHVNEFSRHHGFPLQCTMEKE; translated from the coding sequence ATGGACAATACAGCATTTTCCCCGGTGGATAACGGTATGGGTAGCCAGCATAATAAGATGGGTGGTTTAGAACATCACCAAACTGCCGTATTGATTAAAAGTAAGCCAAAAGCTCAAACTAAAAAGCCGCCTAAATATAAAGTTTTGTTGTTAAATGATGATTTTACTCCAATGGAGTTTGTGGTAAATGTATTGAAAAAATTCTTCGATAAAGGTTATGAAGAAGCAACCTACATTATGCTGCAAGTTCACCAAAAAGGGTTGGGAATATGTGGGGTTTATGTATATGATATTGCAGAAATTAAAGTAACCCATGTTAATGAATTTTCTCGTCATCATGGATTCCCTCTTCAATGCACTATGGAGAAAGAATAA
- the clpA gene encoding ATP-dependent Clp protease ATP-binding subunit ClpA, translated as MLSVHLEKTIRRAFDLSIKYGHEYTTLEHLLFSLTDDPDALAVLQACQVNIAKLKADITEFIEDNFGAIMLTETKESKPTIAFQRSIQRAVLQAKSAGKQEISGANLLIAMFSEKESAAIHFLEQQDMSRLDAMQFVSHGIGKNSSASPLKTANHLEGDISPDQTDKTTKNNPLHTYCINLNKKAQDGKIDPLIGRDVELERTIQILCRRTKNNPLYVGDPGVGKTAMVEGLAYKIIHQQVPEPLAQAVVYSLDLGALIAGARYRGDFEERLKAVLNALQAQPHAILFIDEIHTIIGAGATGGGTMDAANLLKPALASGHVRCIGSTTFREFRTYFEKDRALLRRFQKIDIQEPSLEDSVKILQGIKSAYERHHQISYTDQAVRSAVELSVKHIHDRKLPDKAIDVLDEAGAAQRLIAVDKRKKIIDLADIESIVAKIARIPASSVSSNDLQMLSNIEQNLKQVVFGQNPAIELLSSSIKMSRAGLRELEKPVGSYLFAGPTGVGKTELARQLARFLGVELLRFDMSEYMEKHTVSRLLGAPPGYVGFDQGGLLTDAVDQHPHNVLLLDEMEKAHPDLFNILLQVMDHGKLTDHVGKSISFRNTILIMTTNAGAADMQKQAIGFGRQQPFEQVQDAIQRIFSPEFRNRLDAIISFAPLSLDVIEKVVDKYLTQLSAQLIEKRVAIEFTKAVRQWLAEVGYDIVYGARPLARTIQEYIKKPLADELLFGRLSKGGKVIVDLEGKKPSFAYENKNEPVYQI; from the coding sequence ATGCTTAGTGTTCATCTTGAAAAAACTATTCGCCGTGCTTTTGACTTGTCTATCAAATATGGGCATGAATATACAACACTTGAGCATCTTTTATTTTCCTTAACGGATGATCCAGACGCCTTAGCTGTCTTGCAAGCCTGCCAGGTAAATATTGCAAAATTAAAGGCAGATATTACCGAATTTATTGAAGATAATTTTGGCGCCATTATGCTCACTGAAACCAAAGAATCAAAGCCAACTATTGCTTTTCAGCGTTCTATCCAACGGGCTGTCTTGCAAGCAAAATCGGCGGGTAAGCAGGAAATTAGTGGGGCTAATTTGCTAATCGCGATGTTTTCTGAAAAAGAAAGTGCCGCCATTCATTTTCTAGAGCAGCAGGATATGTCCAGGCTTGATGCGATGCAATTTGTCAGCCACGGAATTGGAAAAAATTCTTCCGCCAGTCCTTTAAAAACGGCTAATCATTTGGAAGGCGATATAAGCCCAGACCAAACCGATAAAACAACCAAAAATAACCCGCTGCACACCTATTGTATCAACTTGAATAAGAAAGCCCAAGATGGAAAAATTGATCCCTTAATTGGCCGGGATGTCGAATTGGAAAGAACGATCCAAATTCTTTGCAGACGAACCAAAAATAATCCCTTATATGTAGGGGATCCAGGGGTTGGTAAGACAGCGATGGTGGAAGGCTTGGCTTACAAAATTATCCATCAGCAAGTGCCTGAACCGCTGGCCCAAGCGGTTGTCTATAGTTTAGATTTGGGTGCGTTAATTGCCGGGGCAAGGTACCGCGGGGATTTTGAAGAGCGCTTAAAGGCAGTTCTGAATGCTTTGCAAGCGCAACCACATGCTATTTTGTTTATCGATGAAATCCATACCATTATTGGGGCAGGGGCGACAGGCGGCGGCACTATGGATGCAGCTAATTTATTAAAACCAGCTTTAGCCAGCGGCCATGTGCGTTGCATTGGGTCTACCACATTTCGGGAGTTTCGTACCTATTTTGAAAAAGATCGTGCCTTACTGCGCCGCTTTCAAAAAATTGATATCCAGGAACCTTCTTTGGAAGACAGTGTGAAAATATTGCAGGGAATTAAATCAGCCTACGAGCGCCATCACCAAATTTCCTATACAGACCAAGCGGTCCGTAGTGCAGTGGAATTATCCGTTAAACATATCCATGACCGAAAATTACCCGATAAGGCTATTGATGTTTTGGATGAGGCAGGGGCTGCACAACGCCTAATAGCCGTCGATAAACGGAAGAAAATTATCGATCTCGCGGATATTGAAAGCATCGTGGCCAAGATTGCTCGTATCCCCGCTTCTTCAGTTTCCAGTAACGATTTACAGATGTTATCAAATATTGAACAAAATCTGAAACAAGTGGTCTTCGGCCAAAACCCGGCAATTGAGTTATTAAGCAGCTCAATCAAAATGTCACGGGCAGGTCTTAGGGAGTTAGAAAAGCCCGTGGGAAGTTATTTGTTCGCAGGACCTACGGGGGTTGGTAAAACGGAATTAGCAAGGCAACTGGCCCGCTTCTTAGGGGTGGAATTATTACGTTTCGATATGTCGGAATATATGGAAAAACATACGGTTTCCCGTCTTTTAGGTGCTCCTCCCGGTTACGTGGGATTTGATCAGGGTGGATTACTGACTGATGCTGTCGACCAGCATCCTCATAACGTTTTGTTGTTGGATGAAATGGAGAAAGCCCACCCGGATTTGTTTAATATCCTCCTGCAGGTGATGGATCATGGCAAATTGACTGACCATGTAGGAAAATCCATCAGTTTTAGAAACACTATTTTAATTATGACCACCAATGCGGGGGCTGCGGATATGCAAAAGCAAGCGATCGGTTTTGGTCGGCAACAGCCCTTTGAGCAGGTGCAGGACGCTATCCAGCGAATTTTTTCACCCGAATTTCGTAACCGCTTGGATGCCATTATATCATTCGCCCCATTATCTTTAGACGTGATTGAAAAAGTGGTTGATAAATATTTGACCCAATTATCTGCACAATTGATAGAAAAGCGTGTTGCCATCGAATTTACCAAGGCTGTCCGCCAGTGGTTAGCGGAGGTGGGCTACGATATTGTTTACGGTGCACGGCCTTTAGCAAGGACAATTCAAGAATATATTAAGAAACCATTGGCAGATGAATTGCTTTTTGGTAGACTTAGCAAAGGCGGCAAAGTAATTGTTGATTTAGAGGGGAAAAAGCCGTCTTTTGCTTATGAAAATAAAAACGAGCCAGTGTATCAGATTTAG